The Nitrospira sp. genome contains a region encoding:
- a CDS encoding thiol reductase thioredoxin, with the protein MNGSLQAITDREFDQAVEASSVPVLVEFWKPGCGHCRALMKELERLQDDMGSKLVILTMNVEENFQIPAELEISSLPALAVYDKGEFVRFIGGLGKKDQIARHVWLAVGR; encoded by the coding sequence GTGAACGGTTCACTGCAAGCCATCACCGACCGAGAGTTCGATCAAGCCGTTGAGGCGAGTTCAGTCCCCGTGTTGGTGGAATTTTGGAAGCCAGGCTGCGGCCATTGCCGTGCTCTTATGAAGGAGCTCGAACGGTTGCAAGACGATATGGGATCGAAACTCGTCATCCTCACGATGAATGTGGAGGAGAACTTTCAAATCCCTGCCGAATTGGAAATCTCGTCGCTCCCCGCGCTGGCGGTATATGACAAAGGCGAATTCGTACGATTTATCGGAGGGCTGGGAAAGAAGGATCAGATCGCAAGACACGTCTGGTTAGCGGTCGGCAGGTGA
- a CDS encoding HEAT repeat domain-containing protein encodes MTTDLKTAQEMMAAAVAARAAEDPEIASIKRALKLLDKTAKSNRTYGSTNPVAQKFSQQLFAELTTHLSTYSKLAFLIQRSELLCKDCVVYQAEKDSGSESIAFKLYADGIRELVLYQGLTEEDLSFFLASLWSGLDSNEDDDDIVTRLWSRNLSTITIATAEELSKASASNDGFLRLDGNMSSSDSTLRELLDRELARKKRSGGETDSNSGGTGNSKSRFQSGLAGYEVTEEELATLRNEIEAENRQDSLTYILDTLTAILASEKSPALLTKLFGLWGNIVETLLREGKWTVLEKVLGLLHESDAVRPDLAEEQKQQLASVFNGLGRAERIKAIEGYLNGTPNAATEGLSTILLLMKHDAVPALCNLLANLESPIHQTIVSEALLVLAKDQPEALLRSLSDRRPTYVRNLLSILLKWNNPKFIDAIEKLIRHPDARVRREVVRAIGVFRPNGNGLKLISCMGDADETVRIAAVKLLMSGQYKVSFDHWTSLVSGEEFLDLPPSERRAIFQAIRATCGDEAIPYWEGLMTEWAWTNRRKKEELAVMGAETLGKLATPAAIASLTLGAKKGSAVVRQACATALLHAQRQQRGNPSTGSPQ; translated from the coding sequence ATGACCACGGATCTGAAGACCGCACAAGAGATGATGGCTGCCGCAGTAGCTGCACGAGCAGCGGAAGATCCGGAAATCGCCTCCATCAAACGCGCCTTGAAACTGTTGGACAAAACGGCCAAATCCAATCGGACCTATGGCTCGACGAACCCCGTGGCGCAGAAATTCTCTCAGCAACTGTTTGCCGAATTGACCACTCACCTCTCTACCTATTCCAAACTGGCTTTTCTCATTCAACGTTCCGAACTGCTGTGCAAGGACTGTGTCGTCTATCAGGCAGAGAAGGATAGTGGAAGTGAGAGCATCGCCTTCAAACTGTACGCCGACGGCATTCGGGAATTGGTTCTGTATCAAGGCCTGACGGAGGAAGATCTGTCCTTCTTCCTCGCGTCCTTGTGGAGCGGGCTCGACTCCAACGAGGATGACGACGATATCGTCACCCGGCTCTGGTCTCGAAATCTTTCGACCATTACGATCGCGACCGCAGAGGAACTCTCAAAGGCATCTGCAAGCAACGACGGATTCCTCCGTCTTGATGGAAACATGAGTTCCTCGGATTCGACGCTCCGAGAATTGCTGGACCGGGAATTAGCCAGAAAAAAGCGGTCCGGAGGGGAAACCGATTCCAACAGCGGAGGGACGGGAAACTCCAAAAGCCGATTTCAATCAGGGCTGGCGGGCTATGAAGTCACGGAAGAAGAACTCGCGACGCTGAGAAATGAGATCGAAGCAGAGAATAGACAAGATAGTCTCACGTACATCTTGGATACGCTGACGGCAATCCTTGCGTCCGAGAAGTCACCGGCGTTACTCACGAAACTTTTTGGCCTGTGGGGAAATATCGTCGAGACCCTCCTGCGCGAAGGCAAATGGACGGTGTTGGAGAAGGTGTTGGGCCTGCTACATGAATCGGACGCCGTGCGTCCTGACCTCGCTGAAGAACAAAAGCAACAATTAGCCTCCGTCTTCAATGGACTCGGCCGGGCGGAGCGAATCAAAGCGATCGAAGGCTACCTCAATGGGACACCCAACGCCGCCACCGAGGGACTGTCGACGATTTTGCTATTGATGAAGCACGACGCCGTACCCGCTCTATGCAACCTGCTGGCAAATCTGGAGTCGCCCATACATCAAACCATCGTATCGGAGGCGCTCCTGGTGTTGGCGAAAGATCAGCCCGAAGCGCTGCTGAGGAGTCTTTCGGACCGCCGGCCGACATATGTTCGAAACCTACTGTCGATCCTCCTCAAGTGGAATAACCCAAAGTTCATCGATGCCATTGAGAAACTGATACGGCATCCCGACGCACGGGTCCGCCGGGAAGTCGTGCGGGCGATCGGCGTCTTTCGGCCGAACGGCAACGGCTTGAAGCTCATTTCCTGCATGGGAGACGCGGATGAAACTGTGCGGATCGCCGCGGTGAAACTGCTGATGTCGGGACAATACAAGGTGTCATTCGACCACTGGACCTCCCTTGTGTCCGGTGAGGAGTTCCTGGATCTCCCTCCGAGTGAGCGTCGGGCGATTTTCCAAGCTATCCGCGCGACGTGTGGTGACGAGGCGATTCCCTATTGGGAAGGCTTGATGACCGAATGGGCATGGACGAATCGGAGAAAAAAAGAAGAATTGGCGGTCATGGGCGCCGAAACACTCGGGAAACTCGCCACACCCGCAGCCATCGCGTCCCTCACACTCGGCGCCAAGAAGGGAAGCGCCGTGGTTCGTCAGGCCTGCGCCACAGCGTTGTTGCACGCTCAGCGGCAACAACGGGGGAATCCTTCCACCGGTTCACCGCAATAG
- the zwf gene encoding glucose-6-phosphate dehydrogenase has protein sequence MAPTNSQRIDISPSQEPLPPVEPCTLVIFGGSGDLARRRLIPAVYNLLLDGLLPSNYVVLGLGRTSMSDDEFRASVRDGVVKHSRQALIDDTWNAFAQHLFYLAGGNDEDQTYVRLKERVEELERKFQLPGNRIYYLSIPPSSFTSVCEGLSRSGLAGSPGARSPYTRIIVEKPVGRDLVSAQAINEVTGRVFAESQIFRIDHYLGKETVQNLMVVRFANSIFEPIWNHKYVDHVQITVSEAEGVGTRATYYEEAGALRDMIQNHLLQLLCLVAMEPPYSLDPDVVRNAKMEVLRCLRPITAKDVEKFTVRAQYTEGMAHGTPVPGYRREKGVNPNSTTETYVAVKCFVENWRWSGVPFYLRTGKALPQRASEVAVQFKEIPQILFNAGGQTPQAPNVLALKIQPEEGLTLRIVSRVPGTRAQTHPVEMDFKYGEVFGRPSPEAYERLLLDVMAGDASRFMRRDAVEASWAWITQILEAWEKSGQRWLPEYQAGTWGPVEADRLIQNDGRAWREL, from the coding sequence TGCTCCCGTCCAACTACGTGGTGCTCGGCCTGGGCCGTACTTCGATGAGCGATGACGAGTTCCGAGCCAGCGTCCGTGATGGCGTCGTCAAACATTCCCGGCAGGCCTTGATCGACGACACGTGGAATGCCTTTGCTCAGCATCTGTTTTACCTGGCAGGGGGAAACGACGAAGATCAGACCTATGTGAGACTGAAGGAGCGCGTAGAAGAACTCGAGCGGAAGTTTCAACTGCCCGGGAATCGGATTTACTATCTCAGCATCCCCCCCAGTTCCTTTACATCCGTCTGCGAAGGCTTGTCCCGTTCCGGTCTAGCGGGATCCCCCGGGGCTCGTTCACCCTATACGCGCATCATCGTCGAAAAACCGGTCGGGCGCGACCTGGTGTCGGCACAGGCCATCAACGAGGTCACAGGCCGCGTCTTCGCCGAATCGCAGATTTTCCGGATCGATCATTATTTGGGCAAAGAGACGGTTCAGAATCTCATGGTGGTGCGTTTCGCCAACAGCATTTTCGAGCCGATCTGGAACCATAAATACGTCGATCACGTTCAGATTACCGTGAGCGAGGCCGAAGGTGTCGGAACTAGAGCGACGTACTATGAGGAGGCGGGCGCTCTCCGGGACATGATCCAGAATCATTTGCTTCAGCTGCTTTGCCTGGTGGCCATGGAGCCGCCCTACTCCTTGGACCCGGATGTGGTGCGAAACGCCAAAATGGAAGTCCTCCGCTGCTTGAGGCCGATCACGGCGAAAGACGTGGAAAAGTTCACGGTGCGGGCCCAATACACCGAGGGCATGGCGCATGGGACACCAGTCCCCGGCTATCGGCGTGAGAAGGGCGTCAACCCGAACTCCACCACCGAAACCTACGTGGCGGTGAAATGTTTCGTCGAGAACTGGCGGTGGTCCGGTGTGCCCTTCTACTTGCGAACCGGAAAGGCCTTACCACAGCGTGCCAGCGAAGTTGCCGTCCAATTCAAAGAAATCCCGCAGATCCTCTTCAATGCCGGTGGACAGACTCCCCAAGCTCCGAATGTCTTGGCTTTGAAAATTCAACCGGAAGAAGGGCTCACGCTCCGCATCGTCTCCCGAGTACCCGGTACCCGCGCTCAGACCCATCCGGTGGAAATGGACTTCAAATATGGAGAAGTATTCGGCCGTCCGTCCCCCGAGGCCTACGAGCGCCTCTTACTCGACGTCATGGCGGGGGATGCGTCCCGCTTTATGCGGCGCGATGCCGTGGAAGCGTCCTGGGCGTGGATCACTCAGATTCTCGAAGCCTGGGAAAAGTCGGGACAGCGCTGGCTCCCCGAATATCAAGCCGGAACGTGGGGGCCGGTGGAAGCAGACCGGTTGATTCAAAACGACGGCCGCGCCTGGCGGGAGCTGTAG